The following coding sequences are from one Devosia neptuniae window:
- a CDS encoding LptF/LptG family permease, whose translation MTRIDWLVLSRLASRIGVTVFVFYGIITLVEALDTGRFNFVAESRGMAMAFLMVAMSGVRWTIKTLPVTVLMGAIVGFIDLKARHELTVIKSSGLSIWRIVRAPTIALMLVSFVIALGAETISTQINRELNPTPPGEASMLTPGEIWLEQRSGDTRYVMLATDMRPGGSVLGNVTVFNLSNAPDHRIEAPEARLENGYWVLPTAIVRNPDTPPHEVYNYTLPTTSTPAEINLRLASTEDMTFFELARLLQTGVTDSAIRSAASMRLIKLLALPLVLTGSLFIAFAFTAGYRRSSNFGPAVLYGIVLGFVVFVITEMADRAGSTGVLDPAFAAVGPAFVAIVIGVTVLLHKEDGRT comes from the coding sequence ATGACCCGGATCGACTGGCTGGTGCTGTCGCGGCTGGCGAGCCGCATCGGGGTGACCGTGTTCGTGTTCTACGGCATCATCACGCTGGTGGAAGCGCTGGATACCGGGCGCTTCAATTTCGTCGCCGAAAGCCGGGGCATGGCCATGGCCTTCCTGATGGTGGCGATGAGCGGAGTGCGCTGGACCATCAAGACGCTGCCGGTGACAGTGCTGATGGGCGCCATTGTGGGTTTCATCGACCTCAAGGCGCGGCATGAACTGACGGTGATCAAAAGCAGCGGGCTATCGATCTGGCGGATCGTGCGCGCGCCCACCATTGCGCTGATGCTGGTCAGTTTCGTAATCGCGCTGGGAGCGGAAACGATCAGCACGCAGATCAATCGCGAACTCAATCCGACGCCGCCCGGCGAAGCCTCGATGCTGACTCCGGGGGAAATCTGGCTCGAGCAGCGGTCCGGGGACACGCGCTATGTGATGCTGGCGACCGATATGCGGCCGGGCGGCTCGGTATTGGGCAATGTGACGGTGTTCAACCTCAGCAATGCCCCCGACCATCGAATCGAGGCCCCGGAGGCGCGGCTGGAAAACGGCTATTGGGTGCTGCCGACCGCCATAGTGCGCAATCCCGACACGCCACCGCATGAGGTTTACAACTACACATTGCCCACCACCTCGACGCCGGCCGAGATCAACCTGCGGCTCGCCTCGACCGAGGATATGACGTTTTTCGAGCTGGCGCGCCTGCTGCAAACCGGCGTGACGGACAGCGCAATCCGCAGCGCCGCATCGATGCGGCTGATCAAATTGCTCGCCCTGCCGCTGGTGTTAACAGGCTCGCTGTTCATTGCTTTTGCGTTTACCGCAGGTTATCGAAGGTCGTCTAATTTTGGTCCCGCGGTTCTCTACGGGATCGTGCTTGGGTTTGTAGTATTCGTGATTACCGAGATGGCCGACCGGGCCGGGTCGACCGGCGTTCTCGATCCCGCGTTTGCCGCAGTCGGACCAGCGTTCGTAGCCATCGTCATTGGCGTGACGGTGCTGCTGCATAAGGAAGACGGGCGTACGTGA
- a CDS encoding LptF/LptG family permease has translation MKRLTAYLSRLFVIDAMILFGVVCVLLWLVNCLRSFDVVSVKGQGLVTLALQALLTMPPLALTFFYVCIGIGLARALLALQASRELHIIHTSYGLPSLWRATGVVAVAGVVAVLLISNFLAPMANKRLNILSASVAADLISTTLKPKRFTQVTPGVLLLIGGRAGNGEITEFFADDRRDPEMRHTYMADTARVSTDGEGYVIELYNGALQYTSSTGQFSEISFSRYDLNVERLSQTTGVADPLLETDSVSLVSAALASGEWPPELVKELSKRMFEALKVVGICMLVLAICGFPSGRRTRFSLPMEVVVMLLAFVELGVSAYSPLGSSTGALLMMVVGGTILLVRARPRHPGAVVPV, from the coding sequence ATGAAGCGACTAACCGCCTATCTGTCACGCCTGTTCGTCATCGATGCGATGATCCTGTTCGGCGTGGTCTGCGTGCTGCTGTGGCTGGTCAATTGCCTGCGTTCGTTCGATGTGGTGTCGGTGAAGGGGCAAGGGCTGGTGACGCTGGCGCTGCAGGCGCTGCTGACCATGCCGCCGCTGGCGCTGACCTTCTTTTATGTCTGTATCGGCATCGGACTGGCGCGGGCGCTGCTGGCGCTGCAGGCCAGCCGTGAATTGCACATCATCCATACCAGCTATGGCCTGCCCTCGCTGTGGCGGGCCACGGGCGTGGTGGCGGTGGCCGGCGTTGTGGCGGTGCTGCTGATCTCGAATTTTCTGGCGCCCATGGCCAATAAGCGGCTCAACATTCTTTCGGCCAGCGTGGCCGCCGACCTGATCAGCACGACGCTCAAGCCCAAGCGCTTCACCCAGGTAACGCCGGGCGTGCTGCTGCTGATCGGCGGGCGCGCGGGCAATGGCGAAATCACCGAATTCTTTGCCGATGACCGGCGCGACCCGGAAATGCGCCACACCTATATGGCCGATACCGCGCGTGTTTCCACCGATGGCGAGGGCTATGTCATCGAGCTCTATAATGGGGCACTGCAATATACTTCGAGCACCGGCCAATTCTCGGAAATTTCGTTCAGCCGGTACGACCTCAATGTCGAGCGGCTGTCGCAGACGACGGGGGTAGCGGACCCATTGCTCGAAACCGACAGCGTCTCGCTGGTGAGCGCGGCCCTGGCTAGCGGCGAATGGCCGCCGGAATTGGTCAAGGAGCTGTCCAAACGCATGTTCGAAGCGCTCAAGGTGGTCGGTATCTGCATGCTGGTGCTGGCGATCTGCGGCTTTCCCAGCGGGCGGCGAACGCGCTTTTCTCTGCCAATGGAAGTGGTCGTGATGCTGCTGGCCTTTGTCGAGCTGGGCGTCAGCGCCTATAGCCCGCTGGGGTCCTCGACCGGCGCATTGCTGATGATGGTGGTGGGCGGCACAATTCTGCTGGTGCGGGCACGGCCGCGCCACCCCGGCGCCGTGGTGCCCGTATGA
- a CDS encoding DNA polymerase III subunit chi: MPDILFYHLEARPLEAVIPLLLEKTLERGWRAVVEVGSTERAEALDAHLWTYREDSFLAHGLAGEETDSLQPILITTGLDNPNGAACRFFVDRAVPQSADGYERIVYMFSGHDPDAVAEARLAWKALRDGNSVTYWQQEASGRWVKKA, encoded by the coding sequence ATGCCTGATATCCTCTTCTACCATCTCGAAGCCCGCCCGCTCGAAGCGGTCATTCCGCTGCTGCTGGAAAAAACCCTCGAACGCGGCTGGCGTGCCGTAGTCGAAGTCGGCTCCACCGAGCGCGCCGAGGCGCTCGATGCGCATCTCTGGACCTATCGCGAGGATAGTTTCCTGGCCCATGGCCTGGCCGGGGAAGAAACCGACAGCCTCCAGCCCATCCTCATCACCACCGGCCTCGACAATCCCAACGGCGCCGCCTGCCGTTTCTTCGTTGATCGCGCCGTGCCCCAATCCGCCGATGGCTATGAGCGCATCGTCTACATGTTCTCCGGCCATGATCCCGATGCGGTGGCCGAAGCCCGTCTCGCCTGGAAAGCCCTGCGCGACGGCAACAGTGTGACCTATTGGCAGCAGGAAGCCAGCGGCCGCTGGGTCAAGAAGGCATGA
- a CDS encoding peptidylprolyl isomerase — MMALQHFGRAAAAAMVGLVLTVAMAAPSLAATVVTVNGTPITDTQVDQRLRLFSMEGNKTGRKGATDQLIDEALQMEEAKRLGITVSNAQVDEGLQQVSRNIKISQDKLIQMLQQNGVGIETLRDRLRAAIAWNAVSEQAIMPQVQISDLELDQKAASQVAAFQTYDYILKEIIFVAPGGQGAGGRTAQANRYRSSFAGCDSAVQLSLSYTDAAVIDVGRRHATQLPEAIAKELAGLNVGGITKPRVVDTGVSMLAVCQKTQAEDLTFIKGNLEAEAGTSALQQQTTNYLADLRSRAKIIYN; from the coding sequence ATGATGGCATTGCAACACTTTGGACGCGCAGCGGCCGCAGCGATGGTTGGCCTGGTCTTGACCGTGGCCATGGCCGCGCCAAGCCTGGCCGCGACTGTAGTGACCGTCAATGGCACCCCGATCACCGACACGCAGGTCGATCAGCGGCTGCGCCTGTTCAGCATGGAAGGCAACAAGACCGGCCGCAAGGGCGCGACCGACCAGCTCATCGACGAAGCCCTGCAGATGGAAGAGGCCAAGCGCCTCGGCATCACCGTCTCCAATGCGCAGGTCGATGAGGGCCTGCAGCAGGTGTCGCGCAATATCAAGATCAGCCAGGACAAGCTGATCCAGATGCTGCAGCAGAACGGCGTCGGCATCGAGACCCTGCGCGACCGGCTGCGGGCCGCCATCGCCTGGAATGCGGTGAGCGAGCAGGCGATCATGCCGCAGGTACAGATTTCCGATCTGGAGCTGGACCAGAAGGCCGCGAGCCAGGTCGCCGCTTTCCAGACCTATGACTATATCCTCAAGGAAATCATCTTCGTGGCGCCCGGCGGCCAGGGCGCTGGTGGCCGTACGGCGCAGGCCAATCGCTACCGTTCGAGCTTTGCCGGCTGCGATAGCGCCGTGCAGCTGTCGCTCAGCTATACCGATGCGGCCGTGATCGATGTCGGCCGCCGCCATGCCACGCAGTTGCCTGAGGCGATTGCCAAGGAGCTGGCTGGGCTCAATGTGGGCGGCATCACCAAGCCGCGCGTGGTCGATACCGGCGTGTCCATGCTCGCGGTTTGCCAGAAGACCCAGGCGGAAGACCTGACCTTCATCAAGGGCAATCTCGAAGCCGAAGCCGGCACCAGCGCCCTGCAGCAGCAGACGACCAATTACCTGGCCGACCTGCGCAGCCGCGCCAAGATCATCTACAACTAA
- the rsmA gene encoding 16S rRNA (adenine(1518)-N(6)/adenine(1519)-N(6))-dimethyltransferase RsmA: MSQIDNLPPLREVIAEHGLRAKKELGQNFLLDLNLTARIARVGGSLEGVRVIEVGPGPGGLTRALLAEGAREVIAIERDARALPALAQIAEAYPGRLTVIGGDAMEMDYRLLADGPTRIIANLPYNIATPLLTGWLTSDPWPPYFESLTLMFQREVAERICARPSEDPYGRLGVLAGWRSDARIAFNVSREAFTPQPNVTSAVVHLKPKAVDGTVTVRDLENVTKAAFGQRRKMVRQSLKSLGVPVEGLLAAAGLKGDERAEDLAVETFLAMARALPGLRPRG; this comes from the coding sequence ATGAGCCAGATCGATAATCTGCCACCGCTGCGCGAAGTCATTGCCGAGCATGGGCTGCGTGCCAAAAAGGAATTGGGGCAGAATTTCCTGCTCGATCTCAACCTGACTGCGCGCATAGCCCGTGTTGGGGGATCGCTGGAAGGCGTGCGTGTTATCGAGGTGGGTCCGGGCCCCGGTGGGTTGACGCGTGCCTTGCTGGCCGAGGGCGCCCGAGAAGTCATTGCTATCGAACGCGATGCGCGCGCCCTGCCCGCGCTGGCGCAGATTGCCGAGGCCTATCCGGGCCGGCTGACGGTGATTGGTGGCGACGCCATGGAAATGGATTACCGGCTGCTGGCCGATGGGCCGACGCGGATCATTGCCAATCTGCCGTATAATATCGCGACGCCGCTGCTGACCGGCTGGCTGACCAGCGACCCTTGGCCGCCTTATTTCGAGAGCCTGACGCTGATGTTCCAGCGCGAAGTGGCCGAGCGGATTTGTGCGCGTCCCAGCGAAGACCCATATGGTCGCCTGGGCGTTTTGGCCGGTTGGCGCAGCGATGCCCGCATTGCGTTTAATGTCAGCCGCGAGGCGTTTACGCCGCAACCGAATGTCACCTCAGCTGTAGTGCATCTCAAGCCCAAGGCAGTGGACGGAACCGTTACCGTGCGGGACCTGGAAAATGTCACCAAAGCCGCGTTCGGTCAGCGCCGCAAAATGGTGCGCCAGAGCCTGAAGTCGCTGGGCGTGCCCGTCGAAGGCTTGCTGGCAGCGGCTGGGCTCAAGGGCGACGAGCGCGCCGAGGACTTGGCGGTCGAGACGTTTCTGGCCATGGCACGGGCGCTGCCGGGGCTGCGGCCGCGCGGCTGA
- the pdxA gene encoding 4-hydroxythreonine-4-phosphate dehydrogenase PdxA, translating to MMSKPLAISMGEPAGIGPDLILSLYARRVELNLPVFCVFGHVEFLKARAQRLGLSFDIVATSAAEAGAVFAGALPVMPVEGLVSDHPGKASPLAAHAVIQSIADAVEATLAGTCRGLVTAPINKASLYHAGFKHPGHTEFLAELCAGGGVQKLPVMMLAHGGLRAVPVTIHVPIKDVPRLLTKELIVETGRIVAHDLKQRFGIANPRIAIAGLNPHAGEGGAIGREDLEIVAPAVAELQFELIDAVGPLPADTLFYPAHWANYDAVLAMYHDQALIPIKTVAFEDAVNVTLGLPIVRTSPDHGTAFDLAGTGKGSNKSFLAAIRMADAMTAQAA from the coding sequence ATGATGAGCAAGCCGCTGGCCATCAGCATGGGCGAGCCGGCCGGCATTGGTCCGGACCTCATTCTGTCGCTCTATGCGCGCCGCGTAGAACTGAACCTGCCGGTGTTCTGCGTCTTCGGGCATGTGGAATTCCTCAAGGCGCGCGCGCAGCGGCTGGGACTGTCCTTCGATATCGTAGCGACAAGTGCGGCCGAGGCGGGTGCGGTCTTTGCCGGCGCCCTGCCCGTCATGCCGGTTGAGGGATTGGTGTCCGACCATCCCGGCAAGGCCAGCCCATTGGCGGCACATGCGGTTATCCAGTCGATTGCGGATGCGGTGGAGGCCACCTTGGCCGGCACCTGTCGGGGGTTGGTGACGGCGCCGATCAACAAGGCGAGCCTTTATCATGCCGGGTTCAAGCATCCCGGCCATACCGAGTTTCTGGCCGAGCTTTGTGCGGGCGGCGGTGTGCAGAAGCTGCCGGTGATGATGCTGGCGCATGGTGGGCTGCGCGCCGTGCCGGTGACGATCCATGTGCCGATCAAGGATGTGCCGCGCTTGCTGACCAAGGAATTGATCGTGGAGACGGGGCGGATCGTGGCGCATGATCTCAAGCAGCGCTTCGGCATTGCCAATCCGCGGATCGCTATTGCCGGGCTCAATCCGCATGCGGGCGAAGGCGGGGCGATCGGGCGCGAAGATCTTGAAATCGTGGCCCCGGCGGTGGCTGAGTTGCAGTTCGAGTTGATCGATGCCGTGGGCCCCCTGCCCGCCGATACCCTGTTTTACCCCGCCCATTGGGCCAATTATGATGCGGTTCTCGCTATGTATCACGACCAGGCGCTGATCCCGATCAAGACGGTTGCCTTCGAGGATGCGGTGAACGTGACGCTTGGACTGCCCATCGTGCGGACCTCGCCGGACCATGGCACGGCGTTTGATCTGGCGGGCACCGGCAAGGGCTCGAACAAGAGCTTTCTGGCGGCGATCCGCATGGCCGATGCAATGACGGCGCAGGCGGCATGA
- a CDS encoding YitT family protein, producing the protein MTPDLSTPSRHQLHEDIFAILIGTTLVSLGIVFYAQVTLITGSTAGIALLLQYATGIPFGWLFFAINLPFYVLAVLRMGWPFAIKTFLSVALVSWFSVHFPDWLDISSIHPLFAALVGGGLIGLGILSLFRHKASVGGINILALFLQENFGIRAGYFQLGVDTVILLIAFFVLPFDRVLYSVLGALVLNLIVALNHKPGRYVGFS; encoded by the coding sequence ATGACGCCCGATCTGTCCACTCCCAGCCGCCACCAACTCCACGAAGACATTTTCGCCATCCTGATCGGCACCACGCTGGTCTCGCTCGGCATCGTGTTTTACGCGCAAGTCACCCTGATCACCGGCAGCACGGCCGGCATTGCCCTGCTGCTGCAATATGCCACCGGCATCCCCTTCGGCTGGCTGTTCTTCGCCATCAACCTGCCATTCTACGTGTTGGCCGTGCTGCGCATGGGCTGGCCCTTCGCCATCAAGACCTTCCTCAGCGTTGCCCTGGTCTCGTGGTTTTCCGTCCATTTTCCCGATTGGCTGGATATTTCCAGCATCCATCCGCTGTTTGCGGCTTTGGTCGGGGGCGGGCTGATCGGGCTGGGCATTCTCTCGCTGTTCCGCCACAAGGCCAGCGTGGGCGGCATCAACATCCTCGCCCTGTTCCTGCAGGAAAATTTCGGCATCCGCGCCGGCTATTTCCAGCTCGGCGTCGATACAGTGATCCTGCTGATCGCGTTTTTCGTGCTGCCGTTCGACCGGGTGCTCTATTCGGTCCTCGGCGCGCTGGTGCTTAACCTGATCGTCGCGCTCAATCACAAACCCGGCCGTTACGTCGGTTTCAGCTAG
- a CDS encoding LPS-assembly protein LptD, translated as MSKGWGAYIRSSLRLAAAGAVLGIALGGGAMAQGLLPADFFNAPIDPSAPTGVEADNLAFDGNTNIITASGNVVVTRGGYTLSGQNLVYNRLTSDAHFVGAVTIRDPSNNVTETNDLQLTGGMKQALLDALTITSYDGARITADSADYVGALQTVLNNATYAPCGECVDGKGRRIGWSMHANRVTQNRADGSLALEQPSLAILGVPVAWLPYLWLPDTSSGTVAGLRTPSFDYSEEIGLKVEVPVAVYSTRWTEVILTPTLLTGQGFLLGAEWIQRFDNGSFNIKASGLYQFNPGAFTFSEAQEEWRGALQSSGEFRPIADWTVGWSYTKFTDAAYLEDYRMTTAKSSVNEVYATNLTPDTYIDLRMQQFNVLGDVTEDSQRQQAKALPNARFEHFIEMAPGMGRFEISGRLLGVRRDDGSYTERRVADDEPAVPYHLGYSGEKTHALFQAGWQNQWIGAGGFVATPYLGGRADVAYYDGTSAAAGAPGETTLWSATPIAAMDVRFPMAASDGSTVHLIEPIGQLVYRGSDTTAVGVTNDDAQSFVFDDTNLFSYNRFSGSDRQETGLRANIGGRYQANFVDGSYLELLGGQSFHLAGANAFAAPDQAQTGVGGGLEDETSYAVLGAYGVFSPGFKVGGKVQVNTDDWLLARTGLGVTYSNAGYSATVDYNYIAANERAGVIKDQQEIGLELGVPLMDYWRVTGNTYWDITNSSWLQVGAGLTYDDGYVVIGATATRTGPTHTSPDDTRFTGSFRLKTPAGLDLGVMGATQ; from the coding sequence GTGAGTAAGGGCTGGGGCGCATATATCCGATCGTCACTCCGCCTGGCGGCCGCCGGCGCGGTGCTTGGCATTGCCCTTGGCGGGGGCGCGATGGCGCAGGGCCTGCTCCCCGCCGATTTCTTCAACGCTCCGATCGATCCGAGCGCGCCCACCGGCGTCGAGGCCGACAATCTGGCGTTTGACGGCAATACCAATATCATTACGGCCAGCGGCAATGTGGTGGTGACCCGTGGCGGCTATACGCTGAGCGGGCAGAACCTGGTTTATAACCGACTGACCAGCGACGCGCATTTTGTGGGCGCGGTCACCATCCGCGACCCATCCAACAATGTGACCGAAACCAACGACCTGCAACTGACCGGCGGGATGAAGCAGGCGCTGCTCGATGCCCTGACCATTACCAGCTATGACGGCGCGCGGATCACGGCGGACAGCGCCGATTACGTGGGGGCGCTGCAGACGGTGTTGAACAACGCCACCTATGCGCCCTGCGGGGAATGCGTGGATGGCAAGGGCCGGCGCATTGGCTGGTCGATGCATGCCAACCGCGTCACGCAGAATCGGGCGGATGGTTCGCTAGCACTAGAACAGCCAAGCCTTGCCATATTGGGTGTGCCGGTGGCCTGGCTGCCTTATCTTTGGCTGCCTGACACCAGTTCGGGGACGGTTGCGGGGCTCCGTACGCCTTCGTTCGACTATAGCGAAGAGATCGGCCTCAAGGTCGAAGTGCCGGTGGCGGTTTATTCCACGCGCTGGACCGAGGTGATCCTGACGCCGACGCTGCTGACCGGCCAAGGCTTCCTGCTGGGCGCGGAATGGATCCAGCGCTTCGACAATGGCTCGTTCAACATCAAGGCGTCGGGCCTGTACCAGTTCAATCCCGGCGCTTTCACCTTCTCTGAAGCGCAGGAGGAATGGCGGGGGGCATTGCAGAGCTCGGGCGAGTTCCGCCCGATCGCCGACTGGACGGTTGGCTGGTCCTATACCAAGTTCACCGACGCGGCCTATCTAGAAGATTACCGGATGACCACGGCCAAATCGTCGGTCAACGAGGTCTATGCCACCAATCTGACGCCCGACACCTATATCGACCTACGGATGCAGCAGTTTAACGTGCTGGGCGACGTGACCGAGGATAGCCAGCGGCAGCAGGCCAAGGCGCTGCCCAATGCCCGGTTCGAACATTTCATCGAAATGGCTCCCGGCATGGGGCGGTTCGAGATCAGCGGGCGGCTGCTGGGCGTGCGACGGGATGATGGTTCCTATACAGAGCGCCGCGTGGCAGACGACGAACCTGCCGTCCCCTACCATCTCGGCTATTCCGGCGAGAAAACCCATGCCCTGTTCCAGGCCGGCTGGCAGAACCAGTGGATTGGTGCGGGTGGGTTTGTGGCGACGCCCTATCTGGGTGGCCGGGCCGATGTCGCTTATTACGACGGCACCAGCGCCGCCGCGGGCGCTCCGGGCGAAACGACGCTGTGGAGCGCGACGCCCATTGCGGCGATGGATGTGCGTTTCCCCATGGCGGCCAGCGATGGCTCGACGGTGCATCTGATCGAGCCGATCGGCCAATTGGTCTATCGCGGATCGGACACTACGGCAGTCGGCGTCACCAATGACGATGCGCAGAGCTTCGTCTTCGATGACACAAATTTGTTCAGCTATAACCGCTTCAGCGGCAGCGACCGGCAGGAGACGGGCCTGCGCGCCAATATCGGTGGGCGCTACCAGGCCAATTTCGTGGATGGCTCCTATCTCGAACTGCTAGGCGGGCAATCGTTCCACCTGGCTGGCGCCAATGCCTTTGCGGCCCCGGACCAAGCGCAGACCGGCGTGGGCGGCGGGTTGGAAGACGAGACCTCCTATGCCGTGCTGGGCGCCTATGGCGTGTTCTCACCCGGCTTTAAGGTCGGCGGCAAAGTGCAGGTAAACACTGACGATTGGCTGCTGGCGCGCACCGGGCTGGGCGTGACCTATTCCAATGCCGGGTACTCGGCGACGGTGGATTACAATTACATCGCGGCCAATGAGCGGGCCGGCGTGATCAAGGACCAGCAGGAAATCGGGCTGGAGCTGGGCGTGCCGCTGATGGATTATTGGCGCGTCACCGGCAACACCTATTGGGACATCACCAATAGCAGCTGGCTGCAAGTGGGCGCGGGCCTGACCTATGACGATGGCTATGTGGTGATCGGCGCCACCGCGACGCGCACCGGACCGACGCATACGAGCCCCGATGATACCCGGTTTACCGGCAGCTTCCGGCTGAAGACACCGGCCGGGCTCGACCTGGGGGTCATGGGCGCCACACAGTAG
- a CDS encoding leucyl aminopeptidase → MSQKLSIQTAAFAGVSAPLTIIYAAEGEAPAGAGAAIWSATGLDWHSVSASAAFKGKQGQALDIIGQGAGRLIVLGKGKPDDKAPLNAWTDRGGSLFAKIAAARAESVAVIVDEPGATPAAIAELAAGLRLRHYKFDKYKTARPDEPAGDISITLHVADPAATDTAIADRGAVVEGTLLARDLINEPANVLGPVEFAAKAAELSALGVDVEILEPAELEKLGMGSLLCVAQGSDRPARLVVMQWRGGDVGAAPLAFVGKGVVFDTGGISIKPAASMEEMKGDMGGAAAVTGLMRALAGRKAPVNAVGVIGLVENMPSGNAVRPGDIVTAMSGTTIEVINTDAEGRLVLADALWYTQDRFKPRFMINLATLTGAIIVALGHEHAGLFSNNDELAIQLLNAGLTANEKLWRMPLSPAYDKLIESKFADIRNSVGRPAGSITAAQFLQRFVNNVPWAHLDIAGTAFGASATEINTSWSAGFGVALLDRLVRDYYQG, encoded by the coding sequence ATGTCCCAGAAACTTTCGATCCAAACGGCAGCCTTTGCCGGCGTTTCCGCACCCCTGACCATCATCTATGCCGCCGAAGGCGAAGCCCCCGCCGGCGCCGGCGCCGCCATCTGGTCCGCCACTGGGCTCGATTGGCATTCAGTCAGCGCTTCCGCCGCCTTCAAGGGCAAGCAGGGCCAGGCGCTCGACATTATAGGGCAGGGCGCTGGCCGCCTGATCGTCCTGGGCAAGGGCAAGCCTGATGACAAGGCCCCCCTCAACGCCTGGACCGATCGCGGCGGCTCGCTCTTCGCCAAGATCGCCGCCGCCCGCGCCGAGTCGGTCGCCGTCATCGTGGATGAACCCGGCGCCACTCCCGCCGCCATTGCCGAATTGGCCGCGGGCCTCCGTCTGCGCCACTACAAGTTCGACAAATACAAGACCGCGCGGCCCGACGAGCCGGCCGGCGACATCTCTATCACGCTGCATGTCGCCGACCCCGCCGCCACCGATACCGCCATTGCCGATCGCGGCGCCGTCGTCGAGGGCACGCTGCTCGCGCGCGACCTGATCAACGAGCCGGCGAACGTCCTGGGCCCGGTCGAATTCGCCGCCAAGGCCGCCGAATTGTCCGCCCTCGGCGTCGATGTCGAAATTCTCGAACCCGCCGAGCTCGAAAAGCTCGGCATGGGCTCGCTGCTCTGCGTCGCCCAGGGCTCGGATCGTCCTGCCCGCCTCGTCGTCATGCAATGGCGCGGTGGCGATGTCGGCGCTGCGCCGCTGGCCTTCGTGGGCAAGGGCGTGGTCTTCGATACCGGCGGCATTTCCATCAAGCCCGCCGCCTCCATGGAGGAAATGAAGGGCGACATGGGTGGCGCCGCCGCCGTCACCGGCCTCATGCGGGCGCTCGCCGGCCGCAAGGCGCCGGTCAATGCGGTGGGCGTCATCGGTCTGGTCGAAAACATGCCTTCGGGCAATGCCGTCCGCCCCGGCGATATCGTTACCGCCATGAGCGGCACCACGATCGAAGTGATCAATACCGATGCCGAAGGCCGCCTCGTGCTGGCCGACGCGCTCTGGTACACGCAGGACCGCTTCAAGCCCCGCTTCATGATCAACCTGGCGACCCTCACCGGCGCCATCATCGTCGCGCTCGGCCACGAACATGCAGGCCTTTTCTCCAACAATGACGAGTTGGCCATTCAGCTGCTCAATGCCGGCCTCACCGCCAATGAAAAGCTCTGGCGCATGCCGCTCAGCCCCGCCTATGACAAGCTGATCGAATCCAAATTCGCCGATATCCGCAATTCGGTCGGCCGCCCCGCCGGCTCGATCACCGCGGCCCAATTCCTGCAGCGCTTCGTCAACAACGTCCCCTGGGCGCATCTGGACATCGCCGGCACCGCCTTCGGCGCTAGCGCCACCGAAATCAACACCTCCTGGTCGGCAGGTTTCGGCGTCGCCCTGCTCGATCGGCTAGTCAGGGACTATTACCAGGGTTAG